One window from the genome of Parasteatoda tepidariorum isolate YZ-2023 chromosome 8, CAS_Ptep_4.0, whole genome shotgun sequence encodes:
- the LOC107436894 gene encoding exocyst complex component 4 isoform X1, giving the protein MAGEGLPSLISELMNNECDGDRNRTKAQFMEQFTILDTKLNHLVWKNAENLSTVVTNTSKALEVVSDSKIKCQMLKDRILRAKELLQCKRDEIRKLWMDSLEHTYVYKMLAEIDKLTKIPCKVNKYLQAKQYVQATQVLMSSVYLVEGNFKEVEALSNLRIELSGLKDKLYLIFNEELRQELYWSSFHRVFDSSRGVMDENLTYEKMFCDKSKINDTCLNSSYVKVLLECIVLLQKCPEMLEFLKENCQNELLLMVQKLSKFMSDIVLKFAEQPALELPEQQQYNFLVDLLLTVFSHFRCIASNYKEFLNVLDNVVSIPIADMHIIDVYSCIQNAIEQFVSKYLEQQSLTNFSSLLKVSVFSSSQNLNDFFEVHVARECTTLFKFSNSLSGMKRYQKPEDEQVLKANENNFDNTLKNLTLVCKPAVRNITLIYAPMKQFAMEIEDLLSVEYGRRCPLNTFICDSVHALLDQVSSEVNKILENASINLESWIMCTSPDSELDSEKKILSSTLVLNNNLKELHLLVEKLPDYSNHFLHLIYYVTLDYKDMLQKAFKALFGEEHNILSVSWAKDRDIRRLLKSFSNWKHLEESKDGDGIAFPEEVRLRNKEESQLLIRNLHSEEHGSWEIIADYNTLLNLAVLQESSQWFSVQLLNFIDGLVSNCKEAVSKSSNSFIGLKKLVKEYEDFADVSLLALHLEVRAHCFHFLLPPSELEVSFDAYISQDFESCVRQLVTDLAKIDEILHPVLTPKELKYIFEGLGELVAAILIQNVSNVCVPSESLIKRFSRSIFNIQCCLNSITLTREVALEKARRYVQLLGLTCEDILNEVMEEGPLFSETEYVSLFRIILKKDDISDDVYASYVERLKKVFKTISVTI; this is encoded by the coding sequence atggCCGGCGAAGGTTTGCCGTCACTTATTTCAGAACTGATGAACAATGAATGCGATGGAGACCGTAATAGAACTAAAGCACAGTTCATGGAACAGTTCACGATTTTAGATACCAAATTAAACCATCTTGTTTGGAAGAATGCTGAAAATTTATCTACAGTTGTCACAAATACCAGTAAAGCTTTGGAGGTTGTGTCTGATTCAAAAATCAAGTGCCAAATGTTGAAAGACAGGATTCTTCGAGCCAAAGAATTGCTGCAGTGTAAAAGAGACGAGATACGAAAGCTGTGGATGGATTCTTTAGAACATACctatgtttataaaatgttgGCGGAAATCGATAAACTGACTAAAATACCCTGTAAAGTAAATAAGTATTTGCAGGCTAAGCAATATGTCCAAGCAACACAGGTTTTAATGTCGTCTGTCTATCTTGTAGAAGGTAACTTTAAAGAAGTCGAGGCTTTGAGTAATTTAAGGATCGAGTTAAGTGGTCTTAAGGATAAGCTGTATTTGATCTTTAATGAGGAATTGAGACAAGAATTGTATTGGTCATCCTTCCATCGTGTGTTTGACTCATCTCGTGGCGTTATGGATGAAAACTTGACgtatgaaaaaatgttttgtgataaaagtaaaattaatgatacTTGTTTGAATAGCTCGTACGTTAAAGTTCTTCTTGAGTGCATTGTTCTATTGCAAAAATGCCCCGAAATGCttgaatttcttaaagaaaattgcCAAAATGAGCTCCTTCTCATGGTTCAAAAATTATCCAAGTTCATGTCTGATATAGTTCTAAAATTTGCTGAACAGCCTGCTCTAGAGCTACCTGAACAACAACAGTATAATTTTTTGGTTGATTTGTTGCTGACGGTATTTAGCCATTTTCGGTGCATTGCTTCTAACTATAAGGAATTTCTTAATGTTTTGGATAATGTAGTCTCTATACCTATTGCAGACATGCATATTATCGATGTTTATTCCTGTATTCAAAACGCAATCGAACAGTTTGTGTCTAAATATCTAGAACAACAATccttaactaatttttcatctcttttAAAGGTTTCTGTCTTTTCCAGCTCTCAaaatttaaacgattttttcGAGGTTCACGTGGCGCGAGAGTgtacaactttatttaaattctctaaTTCTTTGAGTGGAATGAAAAGATATCAAAAACCAGAGGACGAACAAGTTTTAAAAGCTAATGAGAACAATTTCGATAACACTCTTAAAAACCTTACTTTGGTTTGCAAACCTGCTGTTAGAAATATCACATTGATTTATGCTCCCATGAAACAATTCGCAATGGAAATTGAAGACTTATTGTCTGTTGAGTACGGAAGGCGCTGTCCTTTGAACACTTTTATTTGTGATAGTGTTCATGCCTTACTGGATCAAGTGAGTTCAGAAGTGAACAAGATTCTTGAAAATGCATCTATAAACTTAGAATCGTGGATTATGTGCACCTCGCCGGATTCAGAATTGgattctgaaaagaaaatactcAGTAGCACACTGGTattgaataacaatttaaaagaacttcATTTGCTTGTCGAGAAGTTGCCAGACTATTCAAATCACTTTTTGCACCTCATTTACTATGTAACTTTAGATTATAAAGACATGCTTCAAAAGGCATTTAAAGCTCTGTTTGGCGAAGAACATAACATTTTGAGTGTATCTTGGGCTAAAGATCGTGATATTAGGCGACTTCTCAAATCATTCTCCAATTGGAAACACTTGGAAGAGAGCAAAGATGGTGATGGTATTGCTTTTCCAGAAGAGGTGCGCCTGCGTAACAAAGAAGAATCTCAATTACTAATTCGAAATTTGCATTCAGAAGAACATGGGTCTTGGGAAATAATCGCTGATTATAATACTTTGCTAAATTTAGCAGTTTTACAAGAGAGCTCTCAGTGGTTTTCCGTTCAACTTCTTAATTTCATTGATGGACTCGTCTCTAATTGCAAAGAAGCTGTAAGCAAATCTTCCAATTCCTTTatagggttaaaaaaattagtaaaagaatATGAAGATTTCGCTGACGTGTCTTTACTTGCCTTGCATTTAGAAGTGAGGGCTCATTGCTTCCATTTCCTTTTGCCGCCATCGGAACTCGAAGTCTCCTTTGATGCTTACATTAGCCAAGATTTCGAATCTTGCGTTCGCCAGTTGGTCACAGATCTTGCCAAAATCGACGAAATATTGCACCCGGTATTGACCCCCAAGGAGTTGAAATACATTTTCGAAGGTCTCGGCGAACTTGTCGCAGCAATACTTATACAGAACGTGTCGAATGTCTGTGTACCGAGCGAGAGTTTGATTAAAAGATTCAGTCggagtatttttaatattcaatgcTGTTTAAATAGCATCACCTTAACTAGAGAAGTAGCTTTGGAAAAAGCTAGGCGGTACGTGCAACTTTTAGGTTTGACGTGTGAAGATATTTTGAACGAGGTTATGGAAGAGGGTCCGCTGTTCAGCGAAACTGAATATGTCTCACTTTTTCGTATCATTTTGAAGAAGGACGATATATCGGATGATGTATATGCTAGTTATGTTGAAAGATTGAAGAAGGTTTTCAAGACTATTTCTGTAACGATTTAG